A stretch of Camelina sativa cultivar DH55 chromosome 18, Cs, whole genome shotgun sequence DNA encodes these proteins:
- the LOC104763170 gene encoding uncharacterized protein LOC104763170 encodes MDPYMRHLLSLFTGIEQEGGTGKYLGLPECFSGSKRDFMQFISDSLKSRLSGWYEKTLSLRGLLAKQGWRLLDSPNSLVTRVYKAKYFENVPFFEARIGYKPSYAWRSIMFGRELLEKGVMKSIGNGQDTRVWLDKWVFDDRPRRPFNKELTIDLNLNVSTLIQDDGGWNPQTLHDLFPPCEIPRFRSFPPAQHLHDRYVWAFTQNGQYTVKSGNWLLSQESDILNPISTDMIRVNKVKIWVLETAIEPKIRLFLCRALSQALAVAECMSSHGLSISPLCLVCHVEDETITHVLFSCPLARGVWSATGLPTPAQGFSNSVVDNVSLILNFMKQAEIAEGTRQAIPWILWGIWKAHNDVVFTQRDQDSHVIVALAIEEAEEWLKQQTLISQATNRDANRHVQHVHR; translated from the exons ATGGATCCGTATATGCGTCACTTGCTTAGTCTGTTCACTGGTATAGAGCAGGAGGGTGGGACAGGCAAATATTTGGGCCTGCCAGAATGCTTTAGTGGTTCAAAACGAGACTTTATGCAGTTTATAAGTGATAGTCTAAAGTCTCGACTTAGTGGGTGGTATGAGAAAACGCTTTCCTTGAGAG GCTTGCTAGCCAAACAAGGATGGAGACTCCTAGACTCTCCTAACTCTTTGGTGACTCGTGTTTATAAGGCTAAATATTTTGAGAATGTCCCCTTCTTTGAGGCTAGAATCGGGTACAAGCCGTCGTATGCTTGGCGGAGTATAATGTTTGGACGTGAGTTACTAGAAAAAGGTGTCATGAAGTCCATTGGAAATGGTCAGGATACTAGGGTGTGGCTCGACAAATGGGTGTTTGATGATAGGCCGAGAAGACCGTTCAACAAGGAACTAACGATTGACTTAAATCTCAATGTCTCGACTCTCATTCAGGACGATGGGGGGTGGAATCCACAAACCCTCCATGATCTGTTCCCTCCTTGTGAGATACCTAGGTTTAGGTCATTTCCTCCAGCACAACACCTACATGACCGATATGTTTGGGCTTTCACTCAAAATGGCCAATATACAGTCAAAAGTGGGAACTGGTTGTTATCTCAGGAGAGTGACATTTTGAATCCTATATCTACAGATATGATTCGCGTTAACAAGGTTAAAATTTGGGTTTTGGAGACTGCAATTGAGCCTAAAATCCGGTTGTTCCTTTGCAGAGCTTTGTCACAAGCTTTGGCGGTAGCAGAGTGTATGAGCAGCCATGGACTATCTATTAGCCCTCTCTGTCTGGTATGTCACGTTGAGGATGAGACAATCACTCATGTGTTATTTAGTTGTCCTCTGGCGCGTGGAGTCTGGTCTGCAACTGGTCTTCCCACTCCGGCACAAGGCTTCTCAAACTCGGTTGTGGACAATGTTTCTCTGATCTTAAACTTTATGAAACAAGCAGAAATTGCTGAGGGTACTAGGCAAGCAATTCCTTGGATCTTATGGGGGATTTGGAAGGCTCATAATGATGTTGTCTTCACACAACGGGATCAAGACTCTCATGTCATTGTGGCTTTGGCGATTGAGGAGGCAGAGGAGTGGTTGAAACAACAGACGCTAATATCCCAGGCTACCAATAGAGACGCTAATCGACATGTACAACACGTTCACCGCTGA
- the LOC104760654 gene encoding 60S ribosomal protein L14-2: protein MVFKRYVEIGRVALVNYGEDHGKLVVIVDVVDQNRALVDAPDMERIQMNFKRLSLTDIVIDINRVPKKKALIEAMEKADVKNKWENSSWGRKLIVQKRRANLNDFDRFKIMLAKIKKAGVVRQELAKLKKEITA, encoded by the exons ATG GTTTTCAAGAGGTACGTTGAGATAGGGCGCGTCGCACTTGTGAACTACGGTGAAGATCATGGAAAGCTCGTCGTCATCGTCGACGTCGTTGACCAGAACAGA GCTTTAGTGGATGCCCCTGATATGGAGAGGATCCAGATGAACTTCAAGAGGTTGTCTCTTACGGATATCGTGATTGACATTAACCGAGTGCCAAAGAAGAAGGCTTTGATTGAGGCAATGGAGAAGGCTG ATGTGAAGAACAAATGGGAGAATAGCTCATGGGGTAGGAAGCTTATCGTGCAGAAACGTAGGGCTAACCTCAATGATTTCGATAGGTTCAAGATTATGTTGGCCAAAATCAAG AAAGCTGGTGTTGTCAGGCAAGAGCTTGCTAAACTCAAGAAGGAGATCACTGCCTAG
- the LOC104760655 gene encoding 26S protease regulatory subunit 10B homolog A, with amino-acid sequence MADVDESARRRTAAVSDYRKKLLQHKELESRVRTARENLRGAKKEFNKTEDDLKSLQSVGQIIGEVLRPLDSERLIVKASSGPRYVVGCRSKVDKEKLTSGTRVVLDMTTLTIMRALPREVDPVVYNMLHEDPGNISYSAVGGLGDQIRELRESIELPLMNPELFLRVGIKPPKGVLLYGPPGTGKTLLARAIASNIDANFLKVVSSAIIDKYIGESARLIREMFNYAREHQPCIIFMDEIDAIGGRRFSEGTSADREIQRTLMELLNQLDGFDNLGKVKMIMATNRPDVLDPALLRPGRLDRKIEIPLPNEQSRMDILKIHAAGIAKHGEIDYEAIVKLAEGFNGADLRNICTEAGMFAIRAERDYVIHEDFMKAVRKLSEAKKLESSSHYNADFGKE; translated from the exons ATGGCCGACGTTGACGAATCTGCTAGACGCCGTACCGCGGCTGTCTCCGATTACCGGAAAAAGCTCCTCCAACATAAGGAACTCGAATCCCGTGTTCGAACAG CTAGGGAGAATTTAAGAGGAGCTAAAAAGGAGTTCAACAAAACTGAGGATGATCTCAAGTCTCTTCAAAGTGTTGGCCAGATTATTGGAGAAGTGCTTCGACCTCTGGATAGTGAAAGAT tgatTGTGAAAGCGAGCAGTGGTCCTCGTTATGTGGTGGGTTGCCGAAGCAAAGTTGATAAGGAAAAACTAACCTCGGGAACTCGAGTTGTTCTCGATATGACTACACTAACAATAATGCGAGCCCTTCCCCgagaa GTTGATCCTGTTGTGTATAACATGCTTCACGAAGACCCTGGCAACATTAGCTACTCTGCCGTAGGTGGGTTAGGTGATCAGATCAGAGAACTCAGGGAATCTATTGAGCTACCTCTCATGAATCCTGAACTTTTCCTCAGAGTAGGAATCAAACCTCCAAAG GGTGTCCTTCTTTATGGACCTCCAGGTACTGGAAAAACTCTACTAGCTAGGGCCATAGCGAGCAATATTGATGCCAACTTCTTGAAG GTTGTATCTAGTGCAATCATAGACAAATACATTGGAGAAAGTGCTAGGCTGATTCGGGAGATGTTTAACTATGCCCGTGAACACCAG CCTTGTATCATTTTCATGGATGAAATCGATGCTATTGGTGGGCGTCGTTTTAGTGAGGGAACTAGTGCTGATCGTGAAATTCAGAGAACACTAATGGAGTTACTCAATCAGCTTGATGGGTTTGACAACCTCGGAAAG GTGAAAATGATAATGGCCACAAACAGGCCAGATGTGCTTGATCCTGCGCTTCTCCGTCCGGGTAGGTTAGACAGAAAGATTGAGATTCCTTTGCCAAATGAGCAATCAAGAATGGATATTCTCAAGATCCATGCAGCTGGAATCGCCAAACATGGTGAAATTGATTACGAGGCTATTGTCAAACTTGCtgag GGTTTCAATGGTGCTGATCTCCGTAACATATGCACGGAAGCCGGAATGTTTGCCATCCGAGCAGAGCGGGACTATGTGATCCATGAAGATTTCATGAAG GCTGTAAGGAAGCTCAGTGAGGCCAAGAAACTCGAGTCGAGTTCGCACTATAACGCTGATTTTGGAAAAGAATGA